One Nitrospirae bacterium CG2_30_53_67 DNA window includes the following coding sequences:
- a CDS encoding dihydroneopterin aldolase, translating into MSGNKIIIHGIEFYGYHGNLPQERELGQRFRVDLELIMDGIPAGSTDRIEDTIDYASVVNHVLEICRSEPCRLIEALAERIAEMLLEIFSPAEVQVRVTKPHPPIPAPVQSVGVEINRRRR; encoded by the coding sequence ATGAGCGGTAACAAAATCATCATCCACGGGATCGAGTTTTACGGATACCACGGGAACCTGCCGCAGGAACGGGAATTGGGGCAGCGTTTCCGGGTGGACCTTGAACTGATCATGGACGGCATCCCGGCCGGTTCAACGGACAGGATCGAGGATACCATTGATTATGCCTCCGTGGTGAATCATGTCCTTGAGATCTGCCGATCGGAACCATGCCGCCTGATCGAAGCCCTTGCGGAAAGGATCGCGGAAATGCTCCTTGAAATATTTTCTCCCGCGGAGGTGCAAGTCCGCGTCACCAAACCCCACCCACCCATCCCTGCGCCTGTCCAAAGCGTCGGTGTGGAGATCAACAGGAGACGAAGATGA